In the genome of Neovison vison isolate M4711 chromosome 3, ASM_NN_V1, whole genome shotgun sequence, one region contains:
- the TWIST2 gene encoding twist-related protein 2 — translation MEEGSSSPVSPVDSLGTSEEELERQPKRFGRKRRYSKKSSEDGSPTPGKRGKKGSPSAQSFEELQSQRILANVRERQRTQSLNEAFAALRKIIPTLPSDKLSKIQTLKLAARYIDFLYQVLQSDEMDNKMTSCSYVAHERLSYAFSVWRMEGAWSMSASH, via the coding sequence ATGGAGGAGGGCTCCAGCTCGCCCGTGTCCCCCGTGGACAGCCTGGGCACCAGCGAGGAGGAGCTCGAGAGGCAGCCCAAGCGCTTCGGCCGGAAGCGGCGCTACAGCAAGAAGTCGAGTGAAGATGGCAGCCCGACCCCAGGCAAGCGCGGCAAGAAGGGCAGCCCGAGCGCGCAGTCCTTCGAGGAGCTGCAGAGCCAGCGCATCCTGGCCAACGTGCGCGAGCGCCAGCGCACCCAGTCGCTCAACGAGGCCTTCGCCGCGCTGCGCAAGATCATCCCCACGCTGCCCTCGGACAAGCTCAGCAAGATCCAGACGCTCAAGCTGGCCGCCAGGTACATAGACTTCCTCTACCAGGTCCTGCAGAGCGACGAGATGGACAATAAGATGACCAGCTGCAGCTACGTGGCCCACGAGCGCCTCAGCTACGCCTTCTCCGTGTGGCGCATGGAGGGCGCGTGGTCCATGTCCGCCTCCCACTAG